The DNA window GGCGCTTTCGGGGTCAACGAGGACCTGCACGCCGGGGGCATCGACCACCAGGTCGTCCGCCTTCGCCTCGCGTTCCATGCCGAGCATATACTGGAAACTGCCGTGCGGGCCCGGTACGACCATCATCCGCAGCAAAGCGCCGGTCTCGCCCTGCTCGTTCAGTATTTCTTCGAGCTTCTGTGAAGCCAAGTCCGAAACTTCGATAAGAGGAGTTGCTATTGTCACTGTGCCACCTCCGGGCGGTACGCCTGAGTATGCAGCCGCTACTGGCTACTTGTGCAGCCAATCGTATCATTAGCGCACTGGGCGGTCAAGGATTGGGTGCGATATGTGTCAGCCTTCATGGTACTGGGCTGAAATATGTGGAGGGGATGGATAGGGCTTTTAGGGGCTGCGGTTGTTGATGGGGATGGTTAGCCTGGGAGTGGGGATTTGGG is part of the Chloroflexota bacterium genome and encodes:
- a CDS encoding iron-sulfur cluster assembly accessory protein, which encodes MTIATPLIEVSDLASQKLEEILNEQGETGALLRMMVVPGPHGSFQYMLGMEREAKADDLVVDAPGVQVLVDPESAPLVEGAQIDYVDGLMRSGFVISNPNFQVGTGGGCACGGGGGGCGSGGGCGSGGGGCGCAQ